The genomic region GTGACACTGCCTTCGGCCAGAGCGCGCGTGCGATCGTAATCCCAGCAGGCAAAGGTCAGGCGCAATTTTGACATTCAGCGGACCTCGATCGTGATTCAAATAGACTAAACCGCCGGCTGCCCCCAGCCAGTGGTTTAGTCTATCCGATTAAACCGTCACCGGCGGGGAACCGGGCTCGGGAAACAGGCCGTGCTTGGCCGCCTCCTTGAAGTTGGCCTCGCGCGGCAGTTCGATTGAACAGGAGCGTACCCGCTGCATGGCGGGAGCCAGGCCTGGAAGGGGCTGACCGGCGCGATTGGCCTTGGCCGCGTTGAGCAGCAGCCGGCGCGCCATGATGATGCCGTTATCGGTGGAGGCCAGGTTTTCCTCCGACCGATCCACGATCGGACCCATGCTTTCCTGCAGCGAGGCGTCCTGCATCGCAATCCCCTCCACCCCGCTGAAGGTCAGGCCCGCGGCTTGCGCCTCACGGTCCATCAGGTAGTCGTTATGCAGGTTGGCCGCCGGAATGTAGGTGCCAGGGACGTAACGGACGTGAATCCCGCGCCCGTCGCGCATCGCCGCCAACTCCTGGTGGGTTAGCTCGCGGCTGGGGTGATAGCTGATGCTCCAGGCCCAGCAGTGCTCATCGTCGATCGGCACCCACGCGTGAGCGTTGATAGGGTGACCGGCGCGGGGTGGAATCACGGTATAGAAGGGGGCGATAAACGGCGTAATCCGCCAGTAATAACGATCGTGCTCGGCATTGCGTCGCGCCCCGATCAAAAGTCCGCCGTCGAAAGGGACCACCTCGAACACAGGCATCCGATCCCGATCGTTGTAGACATTGCCTTTACTGCCCAAAAACAAGGGGTCGGTCTTGAGCGCGGCACTGTGCAGGAAAGAAACGTGGCTGGAATCGATACCGCCTTCAAGGGCCTGCAGGTAGTTGCATTCCTGCAAGCGCTTGGACACGAAACGATGGGTGGCCGGCACCAGGGTCCATTCCAATTCGGGCGGCTGCGGCTGCTTATCGGGCGGACCCATATAAACCCAAATCACGTTGCCGCGCTCGATCGTTGGGTAAGATTTCAGCTTGATCCGCTGGCGCATCCCGCTATGGTCGGGTTCGGAGGGCAGGTCCACGCACTGCCCGTTCACATCGTACTTCCAACCGTGATAAGCGCAGCGAATACCGCAATCTTCGTTACG from Candidatus Binataceae bacterium harbors:
- a CDS encoding Rieske 2Fe-2S domain-containing protein — encoded protein: MALSKEINEQLTQTNSGTLMGDLFRRYWMPALLAEEVPGPDCPPVKLKLLGERLLAFRDSQNRLGVIDELCAHRRASLWFGRNEDCGIRCAYHGWKYDVNGQCVDLPSEPDHSGMRQRIKLKSYPTIERGNVIWVYMGPPDKQPQPPELEWTLVPATHRFVSKRLQECNYLQALEGGIDSSHVSFLHSAALKTDPLFLGSKGNVYNDRDRMPVFEVVPFDGGLLIGARRNAEHDRYYWRITPFIAPFYTVIPPRAGHPINAHAWVPIDDEHCWAWSISYHPSRELTHQELAAMRDGRGIHVRYVPGTYIPAANLHNDYLMDREAQAAGLTFSGVEGIAMQDASLQESMGPIVDRSEENLASTDNGIIMARRLLLNAAKANRAGQPLPGLAPAMQRVRSCSIELPREANFKEAAKHGLFPEPGSPPVTV